In a genomic window of Candidatus Binataceae bacterium:
- a CDS encoding pentapeptide repeat-containing protein, giving the protein MGKGDIPEKLFESFDESRRSFLRKLILGSAFVLPAITSFSMNGLGVGEASGGVSNQVCGSYVSNQILDCRAPKAKPQNFSNCDFAGADLSNQDFSCLVFDGANFAGADLTNTDLSYAVLTGANLSGAILRNANLTGANLAGANLSGASIKGANFKSANLNGANFLGAILF; this is encoded by the coding sequence GTGGGAAAAGGCGACATACCGGAAAAGCTTTTTGAGAGCTTTGATGAATCCCGGCGCTCCTTCCTCCGGAAATTGATTTTAGGCAGCGCGTTTGTCCTGCCCGCGATCACTTCGTTTTCGATGAACGGCCTCGGAGTCGGTGAGGCTTCGGGCGGAGTTTCCAACCAGGTTTGCGGCTCCTACGTTTCGAATCAGATACTTGATTGCAGGGCACCGAAAGCAAAGCCGCAGAACTTCAGCAATTGCGATTTTGCGGGAGCGGATTTGTCGAATCAGGACTTCAGCTGCCTGGTATTCGACGGCGCAAACTTCGCAGGCGCTGATCTCACGAATACCGATCTATCGTACGCCGTTCTGACAGGGGCTAATCTCTCGGGAGCCATCCTGCGAAACGCCAACCTTACTGGCGCGAACCTGGCGGGCGCAAATCTTTCCGGCGCCAGCATCAAGGGGGCAAACTTTAAGAGCGCGAACCTCAATGGCGCGAATTTTCTGGGCGCAATTTTGTTCTGA
- a CDS encoding glycosyltransferase family 10, which translates to MTGRVQPLDPSSRQPLLLFYNQPFGVADPAEIIDCGGAAAMTSDRKLLPLATALIFHIPTLRGIDLPRKLPSQTWVAWSMESEVNYPELADRAFMRNFEITMTYRRDATVWCPYIQPEMAQTVIVASKPKTESSPVVYFRSSQIDRCDRTSYAAELMKRVKIDSYGHVLRNKPLPMADTGRASLMEVMARYKFALTLENSIAEDYVSEKFFEALAAGAVPIYRGAPNIDMYAPGENCFINARDFSSLEELAAHLNRLDEDDEAYSQHHQWRRAGVRPQFQALLDRVREPPFRRLCHLLQRN; encoded by the coding sequence ATGACTGGGAGGGTACAGCCTCTTGACCCATCGTCACGGCAGCCGTTGTTGCTCTTTTACAACCAGCCTTTCGGAGTTGCCGACCCGGCCGAAATTATCGATTGCGGCGGAGCGGCCGCGATGACGTCAGATCGAAAGCTCCTTCCCCTCGCTACGGCGCTCATTTTTCATATCCCTACACTCCGCGGCATCGACTTGCCGCGGAAACTCCCATCTCAGACGTGGGTAGCATGGTCGATGGAGAGCGAGGTGAACTATCCGGAACTGGCCGATCGCGCGTTCATGCGAAATTTCGAGATTACGATGACTTATCGGCGCGATGCGACGGTGTGGTGTCCATACATACAGCCCGAAATGGCTCAGACGGTAATTGTCGCATCGAAGCCAAAGACCGAATCGTCACCAGTCGTATACTTCAGATCCAGTCAAATCGATCGATGCGATCGGACTTCATACGCCGCTGAACTAATGAAGCGCGTCAAGATAGATTCTTACGGACATGTGCTGCGCAACAAACCCTTGCCTATGGCTGATACGGGCCGCGCTAGCCTGATGGAAGTGATGGCGCGCTACAAGTTCGCGCTCACCTTGGAGAACTCTATCGCCGAGGATTACGTTTCTGAGAAGTTCTTCGAGGCCTTGGCAGCCGGCGCCGTGCCCATATACCGCGGGGCGCCGAACATCGACATGTACGCTCCCGGCGAGAACTGCTTCATCAATGCACGTGACTTCTCCAGTCTGGAAGAATTAGCTGCGCATCTCAACAGGCTGGACGAGGATGATGAGGCTTACAGCCAGCATCACCAATGGCGCCGCGCGGGGGTGCGGCCGCAATTTCAGGCATTGCTCGATCGCGTGCGAGAACCACCGTTTCGGCGCCTTTGCCATTTACTTCAACGAAATTGA
- a CDS encoding PqqD family protein: MDGPSRRNPVTIPGLEINAVADGYIVYQSDLDRVHYLNQTAALILEMCNGRNAEEDMPELLRTAYDLPTAPIEEVADCLAALKREGLIS, translated from the coding sequence ATGGATGGGCCTTCGCGCCGTAATCCGGTAACGATCCCAGGTTTGGAGATCAACGCTGTCGCTGATGGCTATATCGTCTATCAATCCGACCTTGATCGGGTCCATTACCTGAATCAGACCGCGGCGCTGATTTTAGAAATGTGCAATGGGCGTAACGCTGAGGAGGATATGCCCGAACTGCTGCGAACTGCCTACGATCTCCCCACCGCACCGATCGAGGAGGTTGCCGACTGTCTTGCAGCATTGAAGAGGGAGGGACTCATTAGCTGA
- a CDS encoding FkbM family methyltransferase, with the protein MRSAEFWDYFNKVARPRLARRADSFARIFEYLDRLGHPVEIVETGCVRQIDNWSGDGQSTVLFDKYAEFHPGSTLLSVDADPAAVATCKSLVTHAQIHTGDSIAFLEGLVRQTSPKLGSLDLLYLDSYDVNLDDPLPSANHHLNELLAIAPLLRPDTLVVVDDSPMFVLGVPSADGRIAPIQSPAIGGKGRSIARHAASVGAEVYFYGYQCAWFGFGRSSGDSAKPRPLDSGSALRSQVEAAMGSPAPVTAHHDSDRGVTSARNRDSPRDSLARIEPAALAMRMAEALSRPDRARLIWRLLETESEEVKFNRHSTWWTGLTWDHVISENLFVHGGFQEAEVRAILRWLKNCGLLSARRNVVIDVGANLGTFTIPFAQQSDCRIIAVEPVPELFDVLRRNVAANGLDSRVTCVHAAICAADVERVRLIVPNGNSGAAEVCRDGSSPSWTDLYSVRSVVEAPTKTLAHLIRELEIEPRSIALVWSDTQGCEADVINTGAELWRSGVPLFVEFAPRFFPEATRQLVEIANQHFSQFIPAANLITDAGATAYPVVELEAFSNALGPDGSDALLLPESLDPSTIATLRVK; encoded by the coding sequence ATGCGGTCTGCCGAGTTCTGGGATTATTTCAATAAGGTCGCCAGGCCTCGCCTGGCCCGCCGCGCCGACAGCTTCGCCAGGATATTCGAATACCTCGATCGCCTTGGCCATCCCGTCGAGATAGTCGAAACGGGTTGTGTTCGCCAGATAGACAATTGGTCGGGTGACGGTCAAAGCACCGTATTGTTCGACAAGTACGCGGAGTTTCATCCGGGCTCGACGCTACTCTCAGTTGATGCTGACCCCGCGGCCGTCGCCACCTGCAAATCGTTAGTCACCCACGCACAAATACATACCGGAGACAGCATTGCGTTCCTTGAAGGCTTGGTCCGCCAAACTTCCCCCAAGCTCGGCTCACTCGATCTGCTGTACCTGGATTCGTACGATGTAAACTTGGACGATCCGTTACCGAGCGCCAACCATCACCTCAATGAACTGCTAGCCATCGCACCGCTCCTTCGGCCCGATACGCTCGTGGTCGTCGATGACTCGCCCATGTTTGTTCTTGGCGTGCCGAGCGCAGACGGCCGCATAGCACCGATCCAATCGCCCGCAATTGGTGGCAAAGGCCGATCGATTGCCCGCCATGCGGCCAGCGTTGGAGCTGAAGTCTACTTCTATGGCTACCAATGCGCCTGGTTCGGGTTCGGACGTAGTTCGGGTGATTCAGCGAAGCCGCGGCCGCTCGATAGCGGCTCGGCGCTGCGCTCGCAGGTTGAGGCGGCGATGGGGAGCCCAGCACCGGTAACGGCGCATCATGATTCTGACCGCGGGGTCACATCGGCTAGGAATCGGGACAGCCCCAGAGACTCGCTCGCGCGTATCGAGCCGGCGGCGCTTGCGATGCGAATGGCAGAAGCCTTGTCTCGTCCGGACCGTGCCAGGTTGATTTGGCGTTTGCTGGAAACTGAGTCCGAGGAGGTCAAGTTCAACCGCCACAGTACCTGGTGGACAGGCTTGACGTGGGATCACGTCATCTCGGAGAACTTGTTCGTTCATGGTGGATTTCAGGAAGCAGAAGTGCGTGCCATCTTGAGATGGTTGAAGAACTGCGGATTGCTTTCGGCACGTCGCAACGTCGTGATCGACGTTGGTGCAAATCTCGGAACCTTCACGATCCCGTTCGCACAGCAGAGCGACTGCCGAATTATCGCAGTAGAACCGGTGCCCGAGCTCTTTGATGTTCTCCGGCGGAACGTTGCCGCTAACGGCCTGGATAGCCGGGTGACCTGTGTTCACGCGGCGATTTGCGCAGCCGATGTGGAGCGTGTGCGGTTGATCGTTCCCAATGGTAACAGTGGAGCGGCGGAGGTTTGTCGCGATGGAAGCAGCCCCAGCTGGACCGATCTTTATTCCGTGCGCAGCGTTGTCGAAGCTCCCACCAAAACGCTGGCGCATCTAATCAGGGAACTCGAGATCGAACCGCGTAGCATCGCCCTCGTCTGGAGCGATACTCAGGGCTGCGAGGCGGATGTAATCAATACCGGAGCGGAGCTCTGGAGATCGGGGGTCCCACTGTTTGTCGAGTTTGCGCCGCGGTTCTTTCCGGAAGCCACTCGTCAGTTGGTTGAGATCGCCAATCAACACTTTAGCCAATTCATTCCTGCGGCCAACCTGATAACCGACGCCGGCGCCACCGCCTACCCGGTCGTGGAGCTCGAAGCATTCAGCAACGCTCTTGGTCCTGATGGAAGTGATGCATTGCTCCTGCCTGAGAGTCTCGACCCATCCACGATAGCAACGCTCAGAGTCAAATGA
- a CDS encoding glycosyltransferase — protein MPKQSGNGLAMRAGAILEALACRFDIHLRVLPVAGLPDSPSDFVRRLTISVEVLDLVKNLDPLFGLIDRVSDPDERHRARLAYPKPHLSRFCHSGLALDLLAAGRRLDVAGLHVMRLYLAALAEPFLRQSSEARACVIDLDDDDSKTYERLAYLQSKLGKDDAGEEAAAESRKFAALGNLYIPRFDRVLVSSEVDSQRMVKRFPNAQIEVVPNCYPLTEAAVSPASLASGPLRLLFVGSFGYFPNVDAALYLCGEVLPALRELTRREIVVDLVGTGDASPLRAVLRCPEVRVHGFVEDLSSVYANTDVVVVPLRVGGGTRIKILEAFSHRVPVVTTTLGIEGLDAVDGEHVLCADDAQSFARSCLSLKENGELSVRLVECAYQLLNQRYTQREVSSAVMRAWEAALGNRAVRPIQSRR, from the coding sequence ATGCCAAAACAGTCCGGCAACGGCCTGGCTATGCGTGCGGGCGCGATTCTTGAGGCCCTCGCCTGCCGCTTCGACATACACCTGAGGGTTTTGCCCGTAGCCGGGCTGCCAGATTCCCCTTCCGATTTTGTGCGGCGGTTGACGATCTCGGTCGAAGTCCTGGACTTGGTGAAGAATCTCGACCCGTTGTTCGGGTTGATCGATCGCGTTTCTGATCCGGATGAGCGTCATCGGGCGAGGCTCGCCTATCCGAAACCCCACCTCAGCCGTTTCTGCCACAGCGGGCTTGCACTAGACTTATTGGCGGCGGGCCGGCGGCTCGATGTCGCCGGCTTGCATGTGATGCGGCTCTACCTTGCCGCCTTGGCGGAACCATTCCTACGCCAATCTTCGGAGGCTCGCGCCTGCGTGATTGATCTCGATGATGACGATTCGAAGACTTATGAGCGTCTCGCGTATCTCCAGTCGAAACTAGGAAAGGACGACGCGGGCGAAGAAGCCGCCGCTGAATCGCGGAAGTTCGCGGCTCTGGGTAATCTTTACATTCCGCGATTCGATCGCGTCCTGGTCAGTTCCGAAGTCGACTCTCAGCGCATGGTAAAGCGTTTTCCAAACGCGCAGATTGAGGTTGTCCCGAACTGCTACCCGTTGACAGAAGCGGCGGTCTCGCCTGCGTCCTTGGCCTCCGGCCCGCTCAGGCTGCTTTTCGTCGGTTCCTTTGGCTACTTTCCTAACGTCGATGCGGCGCTTTACTTGTGCGGCGAGGTTCTACCTGCCTTGCGCGAGTTGACCCGGCGCGAGATCGTCGTCGACCTGGTGGGCACCGGTGACGCTTCGCCGTTGCGTGCAGTGCTTCGCTGCCCGGAGGTCCGAGTGCATGGATTCGTTGAAGATCTTTCGTCTGTCTATGCGAACACCGACGTAGTCGTGGTTCCGCTGCGCGTCGGCGGCGGCACACGGATCAAGATACTCGAGGCCTTCAGCCATCGAGTTCCGGTGGTGACTACGACTCTGGGTATCGAGGGCTTAGACGCCGTCGATGGCGAACACGTGCTGTGCGCGGACGATGCGCAATCTTTTGCCCGATCGTGCTTGAGCTTGAAAGAGAACGGTGAGTTGTCAGTCAGGCTGGTCGAATGCGCGTACCAACTGCTCAATCAACGCTACACGCAAAGGGAGGTATCTTCAGCAGTAATGCGGGCATGGGAGGCGGCTCTGGGCAATCGAGCCGTGAGGCCGATACAATCCCGCAGGTAA